From the Microbacterium thalassium genome, one window contains:
- a CDS encoding branched-chain amino acid ABC transporter permease yields MNQLATFIQLIIDGLAQGSLYAALALAIVLVNQATGLVNFAQGGMAVLGAYIGLTASNLVTPVVGLFAGITIGIIVAVAASFGIGALIERFVMRRFMGAEVDTQVVVTIGLFTFIGGFIGIVWGFNYIPYPFYISGNESFTVLGVSISVWSITTFVTIMALMIVLQLLFRGTKLGLGLRAVSDNSDSAALSGIRVGRMLMIGWGLAAALGTVAGVLLAAKAQLYPDNFDGILVYALAAVIIGGLDSPIGAVLAAWVIAIVESLVGVYVPFIGHDLKVIVPFVFLFAVLIIKPQGLFGRRQVVRV; encoded by the coding sequence ATGAATCAACTGGCGACATTCATCCAGCTCATCATCGATGGGCTCGCGCAGGGATCGCTCTACGCGGCCCTGGCGCTCGCGATCGTCCTGGTCAATCAGGCCACGGGCCTGGTCAACTTCGCGCAAGGCGGCATGGCGGTCCTCGGCGCGTACATCGGACTCACGGCGAGCAATCTCGTGACGCCCGTGGTCGGGCTGTTCGCGGGCATCACCATCGGCATCATCGTCGCCGTCGCGGCGTCGTTCGGCATCGGAGCGCTCATCGAGCGGTTCGTGATGCGCCGGTTCATGGGAGCCGAGGTCGACACCCAAGTGGTCGTGACCATCGGACTGTTCACGTTCATCGGCGGGTTCATCGGGATCGTGTGGGGCTTCAACTACATCCCGTACCCGTTCTACATCTCGGGCAACGAGAGCTTCACCGTCCTCGGGGTCTCGATCAGCGTGTGGTCGATCACGACCTTCGTCACGATCATGGCGCTCATGATCGTCCTGCAGCTGCTGTTCCGCGGAACGAAGCTGGGACTGGGGCTCCGTGCGGTCTCCGACAACTCCGACTCCGCCGCGCTGTCGGGCATCCGGGTCGGCAGGATGCTCATGATCGGGTGGGGACTCGCTGCCGCCCTCGGAACGGTGGCGGGCGTCCTGCTCGCGGCCAAGGCTCAGCTCTACCCCGACAACTTCGACGGCATCCTCGTCTACGCGCTCGCGGCGGTCATCATCGGCGGCCTCGATTCGCCGATCGGCGCGGTGCTCGCCGCATGGGTGATCGCCATCGTCGAGAGCCTCGTCGGCGTGTACGTGCCGTTCATCGGCCATGACCTCAAGGTGATCGTGCCCTTCGTCTTCCTCTTCGCCGTGCTCATCATCAAACCCCAAGGTCTGTTCGGCCGACGACAGGTGGTGCGTGTCTGA
- a CDS encoding ABC transporter ATP-binding protein: protein MTLLELVDVTASYGRVQVLEGVSLSVPDGGAVGILGANGAGKTTTLRAISGVVRTGGTIRFQDKDIRGLRPEQVAALGIAHVPEGRGTLGNLTVRENLMVGAYLRKDKKKVTQDVDYLIELFPNLKRRIGQPASALSGGEQQMLAVSRAFMASPTLLILDEPSLGLAPSTARDVYDAISRLRAESGISMLVVEQNATLAFSVVDSAVVLETGRSVLTGTTEELRGDDAIRKAYLGA from the coding sequence ATGACGCTGCTTGAACTCGTCGACGTGACGGCATCGTACGGCCGCGTGCAGGTGCTCGAGGGCGTGTCGCTCTCGGTGCCCGACGGCGGCGCCGTGGGCATCCTCGGCGCCAACGGCGCGGGCAAGACGACCACGCTGCGCGCCATCAGCGGCGTCGTCCGCACGGGCGGCACGATCCGGTTCCAGGACAAGGACATCCGCGGTCTCCGGCCCGAGCAGGTGGCGGCCCTCGGCATCGCCCACGTTCCCGAGGGTCGCGGGACGCTCGGGAACCTGACCGTCCGCGAGAACCTGATGGTCGGCGCCTACCTGCGCAAGGACAAGAAGAAGGTCACGCAGGACGTGGACTACCTCATCGAGCTGTTCCCGAACCTCAAGCGGCGCATCGGGCAGCCCGCCTCGGCGCTGTCCGGCGGCGAGCAGCAGATGCTCGCGGTCTCGCGCGCGTTCATGGCCTCGCCGACCCTGCTCATCCTCGACGAGCCGTCGCTCGGCCTCGCGCCGAGTACGGCACGGGATGTCTACGACGCGATCTCCCGACTGCGAGCCGAGTCGGGAATCTCGATGCTCGTGGTCGAGCAGAATGCGACCCTCGCCTTCTCGGTCGTCGATTCGGCGGTCGTTCTGGAGACCGGCAGAAGCGTGCTGACGGGCACCACCGAAGAGCTGCGGGGCGACGACGCCATCCGCAAGGCGTATCTGGGGGCATGA
- a CDS encoding ABC transporter substrate-binding protein: protein MITTARGRRVLGVAAAIGIAAVALAGCARGGDSGSTDGETAASPGITDDSLLFGISTPLTGATAGPGNCTADGALAYFGMRNAEGGIEFGDGKTRTIEIKTYDDEYNPEKAAANFQQMVADDVFAAGIGLGTPTNRAWREAAIEEGMPQVLIMTGDKIFSTREESPWQLGLVPTYPQEGAAFGEALVASGEEYTVAALYQNDDYGKGYWEGFQEAVAGSDNITIVKELSYEPGPAGNTPNYLEPQITELAATNADVLFHAVSVVPRAIEDLTKADAIGWNPVIFLPSNTASPGGVLTPAGVDADTYPGVYAAGFAQAAAAPPFAETESGMEYFDAIAEYAEGPDQDGKSFPHCLWSWIGAQILEEAFTNMTEPTRESFYEALTSIDSLDLEFAFGPINTTTDGLPAIQTVVLQKFNGAGYANVEVVE, encoded by the coding sequence ATGATCACCACCGCAAGGGGGCGTCGTGTTCTCGGAGTCGCCGCCGCCATCGGCATCGCTGCCGTGGCGTTGGCCGGCTGTGCGCGAGGAGGCGACTCCGGCTCGACCGACGGAGAGACCGCGGCGTCGCCCGGAATCACCGATGACTCGCTGCTGTTCGGCATCAGCACACCGCTGACCGGAGCCACCGCCGGCCCCGGCAACTGCACCGCCGACGGCGCGTTGGCGTACTTCGGCATGCGCAACGCCGAGGGCGGCATCGAGTTCGGCGACGGCAAGACCCGCACGATCGAGATCAAGACCTACGACGACGAGTACAACCCCGAGAAGGCCGCGGCGAACTTCCAGCAGATGGTCGCCGACGACGTCTTCGCCGCGGGCATCGGACTCGGCACCCCGACCAACCGGGCGTGGCGCGAGGCGGCCATCGAAGAGGGCATGCCGCAGGTGCTCATCATGACCGGCGACAAGATCTTCTCGACGCGCGAGGAGTCGCCGTGGCAGCTCGGCCTCGTGCCGACGTACCCGCAGGAGGGCGCCGCGTTCGGTGAGGCCCTCGTCGCCTCGGGCGAGGAGTACACGGTCGCCGCGCTCTACCAGAACGACGACTACGGCAAGGGCTACTGGGAGGGCTTCCAGGAGGCCGTCGCCGGGTCGGACAACATCACCATCGTCAAGGAGCTCAGCTACGAGCCCGGGCCGGCCGGCAACACGCCGAACTACCTGGAGCCGCAGATCACGGAGCTCGCCGCGACGAACGCCGACGTGCTGTTCCACGCGGTCTCGGTCGTGCCCCGCGCGATCGAGGATCTGACGAAGGCCGACGCGATCGGCTGGAACCCGGTGATCTTCCTTCCGTCGAACACCGCCTCGCCCGGCGGCGTGCTGACGCCCGCGGGCGTCGACGCCGACACCTACCCCGGTGTCTACGCGGCCGGCTTCGCGCAGGCTGCGGCGGCGCCGCCGTTCGCCGAGACGGAGTCGGGCATGGAGTACTTCGACGCGATCGCCGAGTACGCCGAGGGCCCCGACCAGGATGGCAAGTCGTTCCCGCACTGCCTGTGGTCGTGGATCGGAGCGCAGATCCTCGAGGAGGCGTTCACGAACATGACCGAGCCGACGCGGGAGTCGTTCTACGAGGCGCTCACGTCGATCGACAGCCTCGACCTGGAGTTCGCCTTCGGACCGATCAACACGACGACGGACGGCCTCCCGGCCATCCAGACCGTCGTGCTGCAGAAGTTCAACGGCGCCGGATACGCGAACGTCGAAGTCGTCGAGTGA
- a CDS encoding branched-chain amino acid ABC transporter permease, translating to MSTQQSLYTRVTQNRWTGLAVGIIITVILLVLPLVSDPFTNQTISRILVFAVAVLGLNIVMGYAGQVSLGQVFFVGIGAYAAAITIESDWAAALGPDLLLLVLAVALALAIVLPGVAGVIIGMAALRLRGLALALVTIALPIIGVPLLKRFEITGGSEGMSARFIPRTDTFPYQDQIQYFAILAISAVMFALAYFLVRGKYGRAFAIVKENEAIAASMGISPYGYKVLAFTVAAIYGGVAGFLYVVAIQFVSPDVMGFGHSIELVIATIVGGAGSIVGSLLGGAFYVLIPQLTNAVGATGYTPIVQGIIILLVLFLLPGGLASLPRVIRRLVRRRRRQGDSDGEGDGASASAPPNHPEREAIQ from the coding sequence ATGTCGACGCAGCAGAGTCTCTACACCCGGGTCACCCAGAACCGCTGGACGGGCCTTGCCGTCGGCATCATCATCACCGTCATCCTGCTCGTCCTGCCGCTGGTCTCGGACCCCTTCACGAACCAGACGATCTCGCGGATCCTCGTCTTCGCCGTCGCGGTCCTCGGGCTGAACATCGTCATGGGCTATGCCGGCCAGGTGTCGCTCGGTCAGGTGTTCTTCGTCGGGATCGGCGCCTACGCCGCCGCGATCACCATCGAATCGGACTGGGCCGCCGCGCTCGGACCCGATCTGCTGCTTCTCGTGCTCGCCGTGGCCCTCGCGCTGGCGATCGTCCTTCCGGGCGTGGCCGGGGTCATCATCGGGATGGCCGCCCTGCGGCTGCGCGGTCTGGCCCTGGCGCTCGTGACGATCGCGCTCCCGATCATCGGCGTCCCGCTCCTCAAGCGCTTCGAGATCACCGGGGGCTCCGAGGGCATGTCGGCCCGCTTCATCCCACGGACCGACACCTTCCCGTACCAGGACCAGATCCAGTACTTCGCGATCCTGGCGATCTCGGCGGTCATGTTCGCACTCGCGTACTTCCTCGTGAGAGGAAAGTACGGCCGCGCCTTCGCCATCGTGAAGGAGAACGAGGCGATCGCCGCCTCGATGGGCATCTCGCCGTACGGCTACAAGGTGCTCGCCTTCACGGTCGCCGCGATCTACGGCGGCGTCGCGGGCTTCCTCTACGTCGTCGCGATCCAATTCGTCTCCCCGGACGTCATGGGCTTCGGCCACTCGATCGAACTGGTCATCGCCACGATCGTCGGCGGCGCGGGCAGCATCGTCGGCTCGCTCCTCGGCGGTGCCTTCTACGTCCTCATCCCGCAGCTCACCAATGCCGTCGGGGCCACCGGGTACACCCCGATCGTCCAGGGCATCATCATCCTCCTCGTCCTGTTCCTTCTGCCGGGGGGCCTCGCCAGCCTGCCCCGCGTCATCCGCCGCCTCGTCAGGCGCCGTCGCCGGCAGGGCGACAGCGACGGTGAGGGCGACGGCGCATCGGCCTCAGCACCACCCAACCACCCAGAGAGAGAGGCAATCCAATGA